A single genomic interval of Chitinophaga sp. 180180018-3 harbors:
- a CDS encoding phosphoadenosine phosphosulfate reductase family protein: MKKKMLISFSGGRTSAFMTRWLLTNKQDEYDMIVVFANTGKEREETLSFIQECDSRFQFHLVWIESQPIYERGKGVSARIVDFATASRNGEPFEAFIKKHGIPNMGAPKCSRELKAYAIRAYARSIGWKKYTTAIGIRTDERRRINWKEAERQRIVYPLVNMIPTTSQDINIFWSKQEFDLRLSSYEGNCDLCWKKSKRKLLTILQENPQLASWWVDMEKKYENFVPQGSRCNLRIKPPLRFYRDHLSIHQLIEQSQQPFRRAADESREGISCSQMQLFQNELDKEDAGCANSCEGWS; the protein is encoded by the coding sequence ATGAAAAAGAAGATGCTGATTAGTTTTTCTGGTGGCCGGACGAGTGCTTTTATGACGCGATGGTTACTTACCAACAAACAAGATGAATATGATATGATAGTGGTTTTTGCCAACACTGGTAAGGAGCGCGAAGAAACACTTTCTTTTATACAGGAATGTGACAGCCGTTTCCAATTTCATCTAGTTTGGATAGAGAGCCAACCAATATATGAGCGGGGTAAAGGGGTGTCAGCGCGTATAGTTGATTTTGCGACGGCCTCCAGGAATGGGGAACCCTTCGAGGCATTCATAAAAAAGCATGGTATCCCGAATATGGGAGCACCTAAATGTTCCCGCGAGCTGAAAGCATATGCTATCCGTGCGTATGCGCGGTCGATTGGCTGGAAAAAATATACGACCGCCATCGGCATTCGTACCGACGAACGCAGACGTATCAACTGGAAGGAAGCAGAGCGCCAGCGAATAGTTTATCCATTGGTAAACATGATTCCGACCACGAGCCAGGATATTAATATTTTCTGGTCTAAGCAAGAATTTGATCTTCGGCTTTCCAGCTACGAAGGTAATTGTGATTTATGCTGGAAGAAAAGCAAACGGAAGCTACTCACCATCTTACAAGAAAACCCGCAACTAGCGTCGTGGTGGGTAGATATGGAGAAAAAGTATGAAAATTTTGTACCACAAGGTAGCCGGTGTAATCTCCGTATCAAACCACCGCTGCGCTTTTACCGTGACCACCTCTCCATCCACCAATTAATTGAACAATCACAACAGCCCTTCCGGCGTGCCGCCGATGAAAGCCGGGAAGGAATTTCCTGCTCGCAGATGCAGCTATTTCAAAACGAACTTGATAAAGAAGATGCTGGCTGTGCCAACTCCTGCGA